In the genome of Gadus chalcogrammus isolate NIFS_2021 chromosome 21, NIFS_Gcha_1.0, whole genome shotgun sequence, one region contains:
- the serac1 gene encoding protein SERAC1 isoform X2: MSVAALRLIRCRRLSTTGSGARRVLPWKHMKKIAKVTSAVVLGGCVFITYEMLQLDKALTLDTQAAQQERYQSFIYLKTNPSHERESTAKEITQKTRKELHKVARKFMEISSRILLQPLDEHFSHLDVDPHEVALWVLLKRTRSDSQDVRLHAVQELAENHHWHDYQYQTAAQVLDQRAAVGLARTPQVDRRFFLSPPTLPDKENGVSVEDELRQLLASLPQSEVDQCVQYFTSLALRESSQSLAAQRGGLWCFGGNGLPYAQSLTSVPSEKVESFCLQALVQHSKVQSHCDHIVAHGGLQLLQRVFQLRKDSLKIQRNVVRIVGNLALNERVHQAIVQSGWVSVLAEMMQSPHVMQAAHAARALANLDRETVTEKYQDGVYILHPQARSDQPIKADVLFVHGLLGAAFKTWRQKDCDGSKEEAGSREDYTECWPQSWLAADCPNLRVLSVEYDSHLSDWRAKCPAENQRKSLASRSRELLKKLKSAGVGERPVVWVAHSMGGLLVKKMLLDAAEDPEMQGLLRNTKGIVFYSVPHRGTYMAEYSVSVRYLLFPSVEVRELCKDSPALCDLNENFLTMAREREYKVLSFAETMPTTIGPMIKLLVVPPQSADLGIGDLIQVDTDHLNICKPERKDSFLYKRSLLFIQEALHNCLSH; this comes from the exons ATGTCCGTGGCTGCCCTGCGCCTGATCCGCTGTCGGAGGCTCAGCACCACAGGATCGGGGGCCAGGAGAGTTCTGCCATGGAAGCACATGA AGAAGATTGCTAAAGTGACAAGCGCAGTGGTACTGGG AGGCTGCGTCTTCATCACGTATGAGATGCTCCAGCTGGACAAGGCCTTGACCCTCGACACGCAGGCCGCCCAGCAGGAGAGATACCAGTCCTTCATTTACCTGAAGACCAACCCCTCCCACGAGCGGGAGAGCACTGCCAAAG AGATCACCCAGAAAACGAGGAAAGAGCTTCATAAAGTAGCCAGGAAGTTCATGGAGATCTCTTCCAGGATCTTGCTGCAACCACTAGATG AGCACTTCAGCCACCTGGACGTGGACCCCCACGAGGTGGCCCTGTGGGTCCTGCTGAAGAGGACGCGCTCCGACTCCCAGGACGTGAGGCTCCACGCGGTCCAGGAGCTGGCGGAGAACCACCACTGGCACG ACTACCAATACCAGACAGCCGCCCAGGTCCTGGACCAGCGCGCGGCCGTTGGATTGGCCCGGACCCCCCAGGTGGACCGGCGCTTCTTCCTGTCCCCGCCGACGCTGCCAGACAAGGAGAAT GGCGTCTCCGTGGAGGACGAGCTGAGGCAGCTGctggcctccctcccccagtcTGAGGTGGACCAGTGTGTCCAGTACTTCACCTCTCTCGCCCTGCGAGAGAGCAGCCAGTCGCTGGCGGCCCAGCGG GGCGGTCTGTGGTGCTTCGGCGGTAACGGGCTCCCCTACGCCCAGAGCCTCACCTCCGTCCCCTCGGAGAAGGTGGAGTCCTTCTGTCTGCAGGCCCTGGTGCAGCACTCGAAG GTCCAGAGCCACTGCGACCACATCGTGGCCCACGGCGGCCTTCAGCTCCTGCAGAGGGTCTTCCAGCTCCGCAAGGACTCCCTGAAGATCCAGAGGAACGTCGTGAGGATCGTGGGGAACCTGGCGCTGAACGAGCGCGTGCACCAGGCCATCGTCCAGTCCG GCTGGGTGTCGGTGCTGGCTGAGATGATGCAGTCGCCTCACGTGATGCAGGCGGCGCACGCGGCCCGCGCCCTGGCCAACCTGGACCGGGAGACGGTGACGGAGAAGTACCAGGACGGCGTCTACATCCTCCACCCGCAGGCGCGCAGCGA CCAGCCAATCAAAGCGGACGTGCTGTTCGTCCACGGGCTCCTGGGGGCGGCGTTTAAGACGTGGCGACAGAAGGACTGCGACGGCTCCAAGGAGGAAGCAGGAAGTAGGGAGGACTACACCGAGTGCTGGCCTCAG TCGTGGCTGGCCGCAGACTGTCCAAACCTCCGGGTGCTGTCGGTGGAGTACGACTCCCACCTCAGCGACTGGAGGGCCAAATGCCCCGCGGAGAACCAGAG GAAGTCGCTGGCCTCCAGGAGTCGAGAGCTGCTGAAGAAGCTGAAGTCTGCCGGCGTGGGGGAGAGGCCGGTGGTGTGGGTGGCCCACAGCATGGGAG gccTGCTGGTGAAGAAGATGCTCCTGGATGCGGCGGAGGACCCTGAGATGCAGGGTCTGCTGAGGAACACCAAGGGCATCGTGTTCTACAGCGTGCCGCACCGAGGCACCTACATGGCCGAGTACTCGGTCAGCGTGCGCTACCTGCTCTTCCCCTCGGTGGAGGTGCGGGAGCTCTGTAAAG ACTCGCCGGCCCTCTGTGACCTCAACGAGAACTTCCTGACCATGGCCAGGGAGCGGGAGTACAAGGTGCTGAGCTTCGCCGAGACGATGCCCACCACCATCGGCCCCATGATCAAGCTTCTGGTGGTGCCACCACAGTCAGCTG aCCTCGGCATCGGGGACCTCATCCAGGTGGACACGGACCACCTGAACATCTGCAAGCCGGAGAGGAAGGACTCGTTCCTCTACAAGCGCAGCCTCCTGTTCATCCAGGAGGCGCTGCACAATTGCCTCAGCCACTGA
- the serac1 gene encoding protein SERAC1 isoform X1, whose translation MSVAALRLIRCRRLSTTGSGARRVLPWKHMKKIAKVTSAVVLGGCVFITYEMLQLDKALTLDTQAAQQERYQSFIYLKTNPSHERESTAKEITQKTRKELHKVARKFMEISSRILLQPLDAACSEKQEHFSHLDVDPHEVALWVLLKRTRSDSQDVRLHAVQELAENHHWHDYQYQTAAQVLDQRAAVGLARTPQVDRRFFLSPPTLPDKENGVSVEDELRQLLASLPQSEVDQCVQYFTSLALRESSQSLAAQRGGLWCFGGNGLPYAQSLTSVPSEKVESFCLQALVQHSKVQSHCDHIVAHGGLQLLQRVFQLRKDSLKIQRNVVRIVGNLALNERVHQAIVQSGWVSVLAEMMQSPHVMQAAHAARALANLDRETVTEKYQDGVYILHPQARSDQPIKADVLFVHGLLGAAFKTWRQKDCDGSKEEAGSREDYTECWPQSWLAADCPNLRVLSVEYDSHLSDWRAKCPAENQRKSLASRSRELLKKLKSAGVGERPVVWVAHSMGGLLVKKMLLDAAEDPEMQGLLRNTKGIVFYSVPHRGTYMAEYSVSVRYLLFPSVEVRELCKDSPALCDLNENFLTMAREREYKVLSFAETMPTTIGPMIKLLVVPPQSADLGIGDLIQVDTDHLNICKPERKDSFLYKRSLLFIQEALHNCLSH comes from the exons ATGTCCGTGGCTGCCCTGCGCCTGATCCGCTGTCGGAGGCTCAGCACCACAGGATCGGGGGCCAGGAGAGTTCTGCCATGGAAGCACATGA AGAAGATTGCTAAAGTGACAAGCGCAGTGGTACTGGG AGGCTGCGTCTTCATCACGTATGAGATGCTCCAGCTGGACAAGGCCTTGACCCTCGACACGCAGGCCGCCCAGCAGGAGAGATACCAGTCCTTCATTTACCTGAAGACCAACCCCTCCCACGAGCGGGAGAGCACTGCCAAAG AGATCACCCAGAAAACGAGGAAAGAGCTTCATAAAGTAGCCAGGAAGTTCATGGAGATCTCTTCCAGGATCTTGCTGCAACCACTAGATG CTGCCTGCTCGGAGAAACAAG AGCACTTCAGCCACCTGGACGTGGACCCCCACGAGGTGGCCCTGTGGGTCCTGCTGAAGAGGACGCGCTCCGACTCCCAGGACGTGAGGCTCCACGCGGTCCAGGAGCTGGCGGAGAACCACCACTGGCACG ACTACCAATACCAGACAGCCGCCCAGGTCCTGGACCAGCGCGCGGCCGTTGGATTGGCCCGGACCCCCCAGGTGGACCGGCGCTTCTTCCTGTCCCCGCCGACGCTGCCAGACAAGGAGAAT GGCGTCTCCGTGGAGGACGAGCTGAGGCAGCTGctggcctccctcccccagtcTGAGGTGGACCAGTGTGTCCAGTACTTCACCTCTCTCGCCCTGCGAGAGAGCAGCCAGTCGCTGGCGGCCCAGCGG GGCGGTCTGTGGTGCTTCGGCGGTAACGGGCTCCCCTACGCCCAGAGCCTCACCTCCGTCCCCTCGGAGAAGGTGGAGTCCTTCTGTCTGCAGGCCCTGGTGCAGCACTCGAAG GTCCAGAGCCACTGCGACCACATCGTGGCCCACGGCGGCCTTCAGCTCCTGCAGAGGGTCTTCCAGCTCCGCAAGGACTCCCTGAAGATCCAGAGGAACGTCGTGAGGATCGTGGGGAACCTGGCGCTGAACGAGCGCGTGCACCAGGCCATCGTCCAGTCCG GCTGGGTGTCGGTGCTGGCTGAGATGATGCAGTCGCCTCACGTGATGCAGGCGGCGCACGCGGCCCGCGCCCTGGCCAACCTGGACCGGGAGACGGTGACGGAGAAGTACCAGGACGGCGTCTACATCCTCCACCCGCAGGCGCGCAGCGA CCAGCCAATCAAAGCGGACGTGCTGTTCGTCCACGGGCTCCTGGGGGCGGCGTTTAAGACGTGGCGACAGAAGGACTGCGACGGCTCCAAGGAGGAAGCAGGAAGTAGGGAGGACTACACCGAGTGCTGGCCTCAG TCGTGGCTGGCCGCAGACTGTCCAAACCTCCGGGTGCTGTCGGTGGAGTACGACTCCCACCTCAGCGACTGGAGGGCCAAATGCCCCGCGGAGAACCAGAG GAAGTCGCTGGCCTCCAGGAGTCGAGAGCTGCTGAAGAAGCTGAAGTCTGCCGGCGTGGGGGAGAGGCCGGTGGTGTGGGTGGCCCACAGCATGGGAG gccTGCTGGTGAAGAAGATGCTCCTGGATGCGGCGGAGGACCCTGAGATGCAGGGTCTGCTGAGGAACACCAAGGGCATCGTGTTCTACAGCGTGCCGCACCGAGGCACCTACATGGCCGAGTACTCGGTCAGCGTGCGCTACCTGCTCTTCCCCTCGGTGGAGGTGCGGGAGCTCTGTAAAG ACTCGCCGGCCCTCTGTGACCTCAACGAGAACTTCCTGACCATGGCCAGGGAGCGGGAGTACAAGGTGCTGAGCTTCGCCGAGACGATGCCCACCACCATCGGCCCCATGATCAAGCTTCTGGTGGTGCCACCACAGTCAGCTG aCCTCGGCATCGGGGACCTCATCCAGGTGGACACGGACCACCTGAACATCTGCAAGCCGGAGAGGAAGGACTCGTTCCTCTACAAGCGCAGCCTCCTGTTCATCCAGGAGGCGCTGCACAATTGCCTCAGCCACTGA
- the LOC130374312 gene encoding probable E3 ubiquitin-protein ligase TRIML1 yields the protein MASANTSWFEVNFSCSICLDVFSSPVTTPCGHNFCRTCITKFWNEQVQYKCPICNKIFDTKPDPQVNTLLSELAAQFRTTVRVKEQPCVEPAEVPCDVCTGTQLKAMKSCLVCFMSFCQTHLEPHQRFAVLKGHRLVEPMDRLEDRMCKKHNRLLELFCPTEQVCVCQFCTETDHKSHPVVPLKEEYEVKTAQLGKIEAELSQMIQERKQKIKVVKDRVQLSNKDADIEIANSGQVFTALIGCVEKCRDEFNQTVQEELKSTEKQAEDLIKELEQEIEDLTNRCSEVKQLSHTEDHLHFLQTFRSLKDPPPTRDWTTVEVRPPSYVGTLRRSLDLLEETLNMEMKKLHNAVLKRVQQYEVDVTLDPDAANPYLILSEDGKQVHDGDVKKVLPDNPKRFRQYVFVLTRQSFSSGRFYFEVQVKDKTAWWLGVVRESIDRKGGSTWTPETGYWNLHYDNDGLVFNDDPAVCLPLRAELQKVGVFVDYDEGVVSFYDVEARDHIYSATGCTFTEPLYPFLNPCPCDYEGSNSAPLIISPVNQTD from the coding sequence atggcctctgctaacacttcctggttTGAGGtaaacttttcatgttccatctgtctggatgtgttcagcagcccggttaccacaccatgtggacacaacttctgcagaacctgtattacaaagttctgGAATGAACAAGTCCAGTACAAATGCCCTATTTGCAACAAGATTTTCGACACAAAACCTGATCCACAGGTCAATACCCTCTTATCAGAGCTGGCTGCTCAGTTCAGAACAACCGTACGAgttaaagagcagccttgtgttgaaccagcagaagttccctgtgacgtctgtactgggacccagctgaaggccatgaagtcctgcctagtgtgttttatgtctttctgccaaacccacctggagccacatcagagattCGCAGTCCTGAAGggacatcggctggtcgagcctatggaccgtctggaagacaggatgtgtaagaaacacaaccgacttctggagctcttctgcccgactgaacaggtgtgtgtgtgtcagttctgcacagagacagaccacaagtcccatcctgttgtacctctgaaggaggaatatgaagtgaagacggcccagctggggaagatagaggctgaactttcgcagatgatccaggagaggaAACAAAAGATTAAGGTGGTCAAAGACAGAGTACAACTGAGCAACAAAGATGCAGACATAGAGATAGCCAATAGTGGGCAGGTCTTCACTGCTCTGATAGGCTGTGTTGAAAAGTGCCGCGATGAATTCAACCAAACGGTTCAAGAggaactgaaatccacagagaaacaagctgaagacctcatcaaagagctggagcaggaaatagaagatctgaccaatagatgctcagaggtgaagcagctctcacacactgaagaccacctccacttcctccagaccttcagatccctgaaggatcctccacccaccagggactggaccacggtggaggtccgtcctccgtcatacgtagggaccttgaggagatccctggacctgctggaggagacactgaacatggagatgaagaagctgcatAATGCTgtactgaagagggtccagcagtatgaagtagatgtgactctggatcctgatgcAGCTAATCCCTatctcatcctgtctgaggatgggaaacaagtacatgatggagatGTGAAGAAGgtactcccagacaaccctaagagatttagaCAGTATGTAtttgttctcacgaggcagagcttctcttcagggagattttactttgaggtccaggttaaagacaagactgcatggtggttaggagtggtcagagagtccatcgacagaaaagGTGGGAGCACGTggacccctgagacgggttacTGGAATCTTCACTACGACAATGATGGGTTGGTATTTAATGATGACcctgctgtctgtctccctctgagagctgagctccagaaggtgggggtgtttgttgattatgatgagggtgtggtctccttctatgatgtggaagccagggatCATAtttactctgctactggctgcaccttcactgagcctctctatccattcctcaACCCATGTCCCTGTGACTATGAAGGAAgcaactctgcccccctgatcatctcacctgtcaatcaaacagactag